A region from the Lolium perenne isolate Kyuss_39 chromosome 4, Kyuss_2.0, whole genome shotgun sequence genome encodes:
- the LOC127293074 gene encoding transcription factor bHLH18, whose protein sequence is MATQWFSNMVMDEPSFFHQWQSDASLEQYTEQQIAVAFGQGELEAAALMHQQEQQYEHRPCKAAKLNTTSWDSCITEQGSPADSSSPTILSFGGSNAFAKTAPQPPTAAYYGVKPKQEVDAAAAVAPFHKRSYDAMVAAEPARAAPITRPAAQNQDHILAERKRREKLSERFIALSKIVPGLKKMDKASVLGDAIKYVKTLQEQVKGMEEVARRRPVESAVLVKKSQLTADEDDGSSCDENFEGAEAGLPEIEARMSDRTVLVKIHCENRKGALIAALTEVESLGLAIMNTNVLPFTASTLDITIMATASDDFSLSVKDIVRKLNQAFKLSR, encoded by the exons ATGGCGACTCAGTGGTTCTCCAATATG GTGATGGACGAGCCGAGCTTCTTCCACCAGTGGCAGTCGGACGCGTCGCTGGAGCAGTACACGGAGCAGCAGATCGCCGTGGCGTTCGGGCAGGGTGAGCTGGAGGCTGCTGCGCTGATGCACCAGCAGGAGCAGCAGTACGAGCACCGGCCGTGCAAGGCGGCCAAGCTGAACACCACCAGCTGGGACTCGTGCATCACGGAGCAGGGCTCCCCCGCCGACTCCTCCTCCCCGACCATCCTCTCCTTCGGCGGCAGCAACGCCTTCGCCAAGACGGCGCCTCAGCCCCCCACCGCCGCCTACTACGGCGTCAAGCCCAAGCAGGAGGTCGACGCCGCGGCGGCCGTGGCACCGTTCCACAAGCGGAGCTACGACGCCatggtcgccgccgagcccgccaGGGCGGCGCCGATAACACGCCCCGCCGCACAGAACCAGGACCACATCCTGGCCGAGCGGAAGCGCCGCGAGAAGCTCAGCGAGCGCTTCATCGCGCTGTCCAAGATCGTGCCGGGCCTCAAGAAGATGGACAAGGCGTCCGTGCTGGGCGACGCCATCAAGTACGTCAAGACGCTGCAGGAGCAGGTCAAGGGCATGGAGGAGGTGGCCCGGAGGCGGCCGGTGGAGTCCGCGGTGCTGGTCAAGAAGTCCCAGCTAAccgccgacgaggacgacgggtcGTCCTGCGATGAGAACTTCGAGGGCGCCGAGGCCGGCCTGCCGGAGATCGAGGCACGGATGTCGGACCGCACCGTGCTCGTCAAGATCCACTGCGAGAACCGCAAGGGCGCACTCATCGCCGCCCTGACCGAGGTGGAGAGCCTCGGCCTCGCCATCATGAACACCAATGTGCTCCCCTTCACCGCCTCCACCCTCGACATCACCATCATGGCCACG GCCAGTGATGACTTCTCCTTATCtgtcaaggacatcgtcaggaagCTAAATCAAGCCTTCAAGTTGTCCCGGTGA